GCATCAATCATCAAACcttgtttaaaataatcaatatttaTGTAAGCACTTATGCCATTATACATTCTGGTTTCAgttttacagtaaatgtaaattaattgtAACCAGTTCTTTCTGCTAGTTTTCactcaaaaagaaagaatggcATCAAGTTTAGAGGTATCATTGTAttttttcaagtcaagtcaagtcaaaagacttttgtcatttcaaccatatataggtGATGCAGTACATATTGAAATGAAATCTAGTTTCCAGgactatggtgctacataagGCAACACAGatctacataaaacacagagctaaggactaaaGGCAAATAGTGCAATACAAGCGTTGACCAGAATTTAGCATTGTGCAAATTGAATTGCAATGTGGAAAACAGCATAAAAGTGAGTGTGCATAAACAGCATATGAACACAGTGCATTAGGCCAGTTCATAGTAGCTGaattagaattattaataaaaagttttaatCATGGATTAAGATTTTAACCATAACCATAACATTCAGTGTAACAAATACTCATTTAGCATtcaattttgtttaatttactttttggTACAACATGCCACATGTGTAAAACTCATGCCACTGTAAAATTTCTATCTTTGTAATCAGTTTGTTGCAGCTGATTAAGTCTTCTGCTTTTTCACTAAAGGCTATGCGCATGCAGACAGAGATGGAGCTGCGCATGTTTAAACAGAATGAATATGTTTACCACACTATGCGTGAGGCGGCACTTAAAAACCAGCCCATGCAGATGATGGCAGAACCAGTTCAGGAGGGCATCAAGAGTCTTTTCCGCAAGAAGTAACATCACACAACTGACACATTACCATGCATACTAGTTACTCAGTATGGATTTGATCACTGTGACTGAAGAGCAGTCAGACCACTTATCAGTATAACTGACAGCTTTGCAGTAATTTTCTGGATTttcttataaaatgtaataaaaagcccatgtttttgtttgtattttacaggtcatgtatttctttttaatttaatagcttacacattttgaattgtgtattttataaataaagcgTCATCACCAGGTGAAAGTGTTTTTCTAAGAACCCAGTATCACTTTCAATATGTCTAAGTCAGTTGAACTCTACAGTGCACAACATGAGTATAAATGAAAGAGGATAATGAGAACTATGGAAAATGGACTCTTAgtcatatttaaaatgaatagcGTTTATTATGACACACGTTTGCTGGTTCTCTTGAAGACAATGTTGCCCAGAGTCATGgtctgaaaggaaaaaagagcaaAGCATTTTGGACTCGTGATAAATAATTTAAGTAAACATTTAgagataattaattattataatggaACTCACTGGTGAATAATGCAAAATCTCAATTGTACATCATCTGctgaaaacaacaaataatttCTAAGTATTAAAAGTACTCACATGCACAATTGTGTTGTCATCCAAAAGCTCTGTGACTGACTCAATGCCCTTCAGCTTTGCCTTTAGCTTGTTGCCCTCTTTGATCACAACACTCTAGAAGATAACAAGATGTCAATGCCAATAGGTCAATTTAATACCAAGTCAAGTTTAAAAAGCAAATTATGTAGGGCTGTATGAAAAGTAAAAAGCTCTTGAAACGATGTCCAAATGCATGAAATAGTGCTAAATCTGATCTGTTACATAAAGCATGAATTACTgaatgcatgtactgtatagagACAAAGAACTACAGAAATATGATGGTCTTACCTTGACTTTTTCTCCAGTCATTGTCTCCAATTCACTCTCTTGTCCTATAATGAAAGAGTTAACCATAACTTTGCTCCCCGTGGTTACTGTCACTTTGAAGCTGTCTCCATTCTGTTCAATCTCAGATACACTTTTGATGTCTTTGCCATTCTCAATGAGGTCATCAGGCAGACCtagaagaaaaatgtttttaacattaactttatcttaaataaaaaaaaatccacttagTTTGTTTGAATTTAACATcatgattaaagaaaaaatgttgcATATCCTCTAAAGGATCAGTCACATAGAACAAGGAAAAACATTGTGGAATATTTTCCTCAGCATACATACCAATAGCCTTCATGAAAGGTACAAAGCCCTCTTGGCTTTCCAGCTGAAATTTTCCAGAGAAGGACATTGTGACAGCACCAATGAGAGGAGAAAATCCAATTTCTGAGACTTCTTATATCTTCATACAGTACTTTAATGATTAACTAAAGAGGGTGGAGATTCCGTCTGATGTTTGTCATGTGCTCTTAGTGCATTGCATATTATTGTTTAAAGAGTAAACGTAGCTATCTGGTCTGATTGTCCAATGTCATCCGTAGATCCAGTGGTGACCTTTGGCCCAACGTTCACTTAAAGCATAACTCTGCATATCTCTCAGATCATGATGATCAAAGCATTAAATTACAACTTTTTAGTGCTTTATATGCACATTATGCACCCCATTTCATTTGATATGGACTATACTTTCTTCAATGTGTTCATTAAGAATGAATGCACACCTAATTCTGTTTGATGTTCCCTCACAAATCATAGT
The genomic region above belongs to Tachysurus vachellii isolate PV-2020 chromosome 11, HZAU_Pvac_v1, whole genome shotgun sequence and contains:
- the LOC132853976 gene encoding fatty acid binding protein 1-B.1-like; this translates as MSFSGKFQLESQEGFVPFMKAIGLPDDLIENGKDIKSVSEIEQNGDSFKVTVTTGSKVMVNSFIIGQESELETMTGEKVKSVVIKEGNKLKAKLKGIESVTELLDDNTIVHTMTLGNIVFKRTSKRVS